A genomic stretch from Candidatus Aminicenantes bacterium includes:
- a CDS encoding F0F1 ATP synthase subunit, whose product MSDEPGKNDTKPAFSEEVGVKAARKLRAQRHVNRTVWFGLGMMGLIGWSVAIPTLLGAMLGIWLDSRYQGSHSWTLMLLVLGLAVGCLNAWHWVTREDRAMREEQEENDD is encoded by the coding sequence AACGACACCAAACCGGCCTTCAGTGAAGAGGTGGGCGTCAAGGCGGCCCGCAAACTGCGCGCCCAGCGGCATGTCAACCGCACCGTCTGGTTCGGCCTGGGCATGATGGGACTGATCGGCTGGTCGGTGGCGATTCCGACATTGCTGGGCGCAATGCTGGGCATCTGGCTGGACAGCCGGTATCAGGGGAGTCATTCCTGGACGTTGATGTTGCTGGTGCTGGGTCTGGCAGTGGGTTGCCTGAACGCGTGGCACTGGGTGACCCGTGAAGATCGGGCCATGCGCGAGGAACAGGAGGAAAACGATGACTGA